AGTATGGAATTTCAATTGAACCATAATGTGAGAAATCATTCTTACATGTAATTTCAACGTTACCAAAATACTGTCTATCGGCATCACTTCCACCCATTTCCAATAAAATAAAATTATCTTTAGAATGTCGTAATGATATCTGATCAGAACCTCGATTATACAATTCTTTCTTAAATGATCTTATTGTATTGATTACCCACAGAACATCTTCTATATGCAGGTATATTTTATCATCTCCTATATATTCGTTAGAATATGTACTGTAACATTTTCCTGTTATTACTAAATATTCATTTTCAATACTAAATTCATATTTATATCTTTCTGAAAGTCTATCCATATTTAATCCTATAACAATTATATAATAACAAAAAGAATTCATTTATACATGATTACAACTTTTCATTACTTTATATTTAGCGGGAGGTCTAAATAAAGTCAATAATCCAGGGGAGAAGTTTTTCCCAGTCATTCTCAGTTTCAGAATAAGGGGCTTTTTCAAAAAGACATCTGAAATAATCTTCAGGAGCAATACCATTCTGCTTGGCAGTTTCAATAAGGGACAGAATAAAACATGATGCTCTTGCTCCATTACCGCTACCGCTGAAAAGTAACTTTCGCCTTGCCATTGCTTCAAACTGGCATTCTCGTAAACCTTTTGGTCCACCAGGTGGTAGAGCTGGAAGTTTTGCAAAAGGAAGTGGAGTTTTCCAGGCTTGTACCCAATCAGGAAGAATATTGCCGTAATTCTGTGCTTGTTCAGCAACTTCAAGACCAAGTTTATTTTCTTCAACAGCCTGCGCATTTACAGCATCAGGAGTAAAGTCATCACGAGGAACAACAGTCCAGCCAGAATCTTACAACATCTGGTCAATTTTTACACGAGCTTTCTGTTCTGGTAACAAATCATCATATCTACGAGTATGATCAATCCTGTATTCAGCCATAAACTTATCCTAATGTTCTGATAATACGAAGCTATGAGAATATTATACCACAGACCGCTTCATACTTACAGAAATTTTACCATATATATGTGTCAGGAATTGACACTCATACCTCTTTGCAACCTTGCAAAGCCATGCTTTTGCGGTTGCAGCGTGTTTTTCAGGTCGCCGTGCGTACCTGAGATGTGATAGACCGGCGTAACGGTCTGGGGCCCCTCTACTAATGTTGATGCGAAGTGTCAACTTTAGTGTGGGGTGCACTGAAGACGACCGTCTGACAGGGCATAAAAATGCCCCAGAACCGAGTAAAATGCCGTGCATTTTTACCGGGACTGGGGCTCGTTTTTCATTTCGCAACCTTGCAAAGCTACCTTTCTATGCCGCTTCTTACGATGCCTCTGCGATATTCAGAGTAGTTTCTGCAGCCTCTTGATTCCAAGACGTTGGCAAGTTTTCTTAAATAACCTGGTGTCATATTCATGAACCAGTTTTCCAGATTATTGAAAAGATTTTTAAGACCGCTAAAGAAAGCATCCACCATATTTTCAACATTTTGTGGAGTTGGATTTTTAGCGTAGCTGCCGTGGCATCGCTTAAGCTCTTCCATTTCCTGATAATATTCAAAACTTCCAGCCTGAACCAGAATTCCATCACGTGTTTTAATCCATGCGCCTTCCATGATTTTTAATTCTTCCACATATTCCTTTGTTACTTTCAATTCACCATTCAGTCTGGCAATTTCTACATCCTTCATTGAAGTTACTTTTTTTAAGCGTGAATAATCATACTTTATGCTTTCAAGATACTCGCGGTCTGCTTCCTCAATTTCTCTTTCTATTTTCTGGTTATATTCAATTTCTTTAAGATTGTCGAACTTTTCAAAATACACCTCTTCCCTTCTCTTAAGAGAAGCTTCCTTTTCGGAAAGTTCAGTTTCCTTTTTTTTAAGTTCTTCCTTTTTGTTATCATTTGCAGTCTTTGCAAGTTCATTTCTCAGCTCTTTAGAATTGGCGTTCTGCTCTTTTCGGGTAGCCTCTTCCAGTTTTTCATTTGCATCCTTTTCCAGTTGTTTTGCCTTACGCACTTTTTCATCCGCACTATATACCACATTCCATCGGTTATTTAATTGCTCGGCAGATTTATTCATGTCTGCTATTTCAGAATTAATTGCATCTATTGTCACATCAAGCTCTTTTGATTTCTTTTCGTTCTCCTTATGCAGCTGCCATTCATCACAGGTCATGTGCTTATGCTTTGGTCCAGATGTACGGTCAATTTTCAATCCATAAGATTCTGCAAAATCTTGCAAAGAATGGCGAACATCTTCTTCCCATTGCTGTTGTGCGGTTCCTTTTCCTTTCTCAGTAAAGTATCCCATCTGCGCAAGGCAGGCACTCATTGAACACTGAAGAGGAAGACTTGTTGTAAGAACTTTTCCATATCGCTCATAACAAACTTTCTGCCAGTTCATCTTCTGCCATTTTTCTTCATTAAATTCTTCGCCATTTTCAGCCGCTTCTTTCTTAAGGCGTTCTTTTTCTGATGCTTTAAACTTTTTGAAATCTGCAAGTTCTTCTTTAGTCAGTCTTTCTGCAGTAAAGATAATGTCGTGATGAATCATGGATGGAGAACGTACCCTTTTACCGGTTTGGGAATCGATTGAAAACTCATCATTATGAAGATAGGCTCCGGCTGTTCTTACCAAAGGCCAGCGTTTTGGAAACTCCTCTGTAACAAACTTTGTAAGGATTTCACTTGCTTTTTCTCTGTCTGGAAAGTTATCACGGTTTCCAATCTGATACTGAAACTCATAGCAGGCTTGTGTAAAATCTTTACCGCGGTCTCTTCCTGTAGCTTTCTGTTTGTCTTCGGTCTGCTCTCTTGATTGAAGAAATTCAGCTGCATAACCTTCTGCAGTTTTTCTACGGTCTTTACGTCTCTGTTCTGAATTGTATTCTTCAATCGCTGGACCAAAGATTTTATCAAAAGCTTCTGGGATTGTTCCTAAATCAATAAGAATCTGATGCGGTAAATCAAGATCAATGTTTTTGCGTGTCGCAACATACTGCGGATCCCGTATATTATGTCCGCGTTTAACATCAGGTCTGCAATGGGCTTCGACTCTAAACCCATGCCCACTTGTAGGCTGTGGTTCGATATATTCATGTTTTGCTGCCATACTGTACTCCTAAGTTATGCAAAAATTGGGCAGGCATAAAAAGGACTTCTGGCTGTCACACAGAAGTCCTTGATTGTTAAGCAGTTTCTTTTACGTTTTTAAATACTTTTGATTCTTTTAGGATTTCCGAAAGGATGTCTTCTTCATCTTTGCTGAACTCGGCCGCATTGATATTCAAATGATTTAATTTTTCATCACACAAAATTTCATCAATTGTTTTACCAAGTGCAAGCTCTTTCTTAAAATAAAGAAGTCCTGTCCTGAACCCTTCTTGTTCCAAACTTCTTGAATGGTCAGAAAACTTTTCTTCAGTCTTCTTTTTTTGTTCCTTGATTTTTGGCTTGGAAGAAGGCTCTTCTTTTTTCTCTGATGAAACAGTTTCTGTTTTCTTCTCAGGGGAAGCCACTTCTTCCTTCTGTGCAGAAAGTTCTTTCTTTGTTTCATTGTAGGCCATGTTCAAAGAAATCTTACCATCCTTAAAAGCTTCAAGAGTTTCTGGACTCGCTTTTCGCTCCACCTCTTTTATTTTTGCAATCTGACGAGGGCTAACCTGTAATTCGGCGGCAATCTCTGCATCACTTTTTGCTTTCTTTCCATCAGGACCTTTTAGTTCTGCAAGCTCCATATAGATCCTTGCAATTTCCTGATCTGAAAGATTTCTGCGGTCTGTCTGTTCGCGGAGTGCATACTTTTTTGCCTCTTCCAAAGTTGCAAAATGATGAACGATACACGGAACTTCTTTAAGACCTGCTTTAATTGCACAATGGCGGCGAGTGTGACCATCAATCAGAATGTACTTTCCGTCATGAGCCCAGACATGCAGTTCGTGGCCTGGCTTAAAGCCTTCAACTTTCATAGATTCTGTCATTGCAGATACAACAGATTCATCCATCGCAAGCATTTTTTCAAACTCAGGTAAAAGAACAATGTCTTTGATTTTCAAAGTCTTTTTCTGATTTGCCTTCTGCAAATTGTTAATCTTATTTTTGATTGTGTTTGTAAAATTAAAGTTCATAATGTCTCCCAAAGTGTTTTAGTTTAAGATTCCATATTCTTTCCAGAACTGGATTTTTTCATTTTCAAGAAGAAACGATCTTCCGGTTTTTGCTTTTACTTGATTTGTGAATTCGTTCAAAGCCTTTTCGTATGATTCTTTTTCAGAATCCGACATCTCGTAGATTTTCTTTTTGATAACAAAATCTGCTTGTGTCTGGTCATTGATTTCACGAAGTGAAACTCCACAGGTTGGACATGTAAAGTCATATTCCTTAAAGCGGGTAAAACAAACCGGACAGTCAATGTATCTGATGTTCTGTTCTGCCTTCTTTGTTTCTACAGGCTTTTTGACAAACGAAGAATTTTTGAAATCCCTCATTATGGAACTTGCCAGAGCCAGTTTTCTGAATAAACCTTCAAAGGATTTCTGAACATTTCCAAGCTTTGTCCGCTCAAAAACATATTTCAGATATGCCTCAAGGTTAGCTTCTTCGATCCCGGCATTTTCAAGCTGTTTTAGAACAGCCTCTTCAAAGTTCTTGTCGAACGGATATTCACTACCAAATAAACCTTTTATGATATTTACAAAAACTGACTCACTAACTTTTTCTGATTCCGGGTTAGTTAGTTCAGTTCTTTGTTTATCAGTATTTAGTTTATTAGTAGTTAGTAGTGTCCGATTATCCAGAACTGGATTTTCCATATCTGGATTATCCACATCTGGAAAATCGGTAAGTGGATGAACATCTGTATCAGCATCTTTTGCTTCAGGACTTTCAAATACTTGATATACGGTATTTTCGAAACATCCATCTTTTCGACGATTTCTGATTTTTTTGATATATCCGTATTCTTCAAGCATCTGAATTGCTGAATACAAAGCAGCTTTTCCATCGCTAGAATGATTTACAATCTCCGAAATATGAATTTTCCAATCATCTGGTAAACTCATCAGATATGTATGAACGCCTTTTGCCTTCCAGGAAATTCTGTCATCACGGATGCAGGTGTTATCTAGAATTGTGAAGTTGTCTTTACGATGTTGCTTAACAAAATATGTTTCGCTCACAAGTCCCCCTGTAGTACATCCCATAGAAAGACTCGGTATCTAGAAACAAACATACTTTTCTGATATAAGTAGAACTATGGTTAGTTTTAGTATGGTTTACAAAACTGCCTGCCCATGCGATTGAGTTGCCGCTCAGTCGCATTTTTGTTTTATTGCTCATGCTGGAACCTCCGCTCTCTGCTGAGCTTTCTTTGCAAGCTTTATGTACTTCTCCGGAACAACAGTAATGCCACATTCCTTTGCATAGTCAATGTAATCAGCATCACTGATTTTAAGCCACTTCATAACTTCCTCACGAGGAAATGCAAGACGTCCAGCGATAAATACTGAAAACTTAGGATTTCCACACCCTGGAAGTAAAAAGCGATTGCACTTGTAAGTGTTGAGTGCAGCACCACCTTTGAGTCCGGCACAATCCTCGATTGTGTAAAACTCTTTCTCGAAAGTGACTTTTTCTGCAGGCTTTTCAAGCATCTGTGTGATAGCTGAAAGTTCGCGAAAAAGCTTTTCGTTTTGAAGCTGAATCTGCTTCAACTCCAAATCAAAATTGTTCATAAATCCTCCCTTCGACTGTTTTTGATTCGGGATATTTATAAAAACAGTCTTCTGTGATATAATGATTAATACAAGCAAATACAAATCTCTGACCTGACAGGTTTTGATTAGTATTAATTAAATATCGCAAATAACAATATTATTGTTACTATCGATTTATACACTTAATATAATCATAATTATTGATATTGTCAATAAAATTGACGGTGTATTTTATGGGTTTTGGAATAGATTTAGTAAACAGAATTGATCAAGTTTTATCTGACACAGGAATGTCGCGAAAAGAGTTTGGAGAAAAACTCAATATTGTTCAGAGTACATTGGCGACATGGAAATCCCGTGATATATGTCCGCCTGTCGACACCCTTTCAAAAATAGCGGATGAACTAGAAGTCTCACTCGACTGGCTGATCGCAGGCTATCCTGGCTGGGGAGTAGATAAAGAGACCTTTGGCGAAAACTCAAGAGAAGCTGTCCGAGAACGAATTTACAAAGCCCTTATAAAAAAAGATGAACTTCCATCCGAAGAAGAACTTGCAAGAATACATACTGAAAACAAAACATCTTTCCCAATTTCATATCAGGCATTAAGAAACTGGTCCAAAGGCCGAATCAGTCTGGATATGTATTTCTTCCAGCAGATGGCATACAACTTAAAAACAAATATCCAGTACCTTCTTACAGGCCAGGATGACAAACTCCCTCAGGACTTTGATCCGGTACTCTTCAAAGCTGCCAGAGAAAACGCAAACAGCGTACACTGCCTCTACAATCTAAGCGAAGATAAAAAGAAAATCGTTTCAGATATGCTAAATAAGCTCATGGAGTTGGAACACTTAGAACACGTTTCCAAGAAATAAGATTTAAAATGAAACTGGCTTGCTGGTAATCCAACAAGCCACATTTTTTGCTCCGTTGCACTTTTTCAAGGGAGTTTTATTTAAATCTCCATCAAATAGTCTTCCACGTTTTTATACTGAACACCGTTTTCTTCTGAGCAGCTTTCTCCACGATATAGTACTACTTTTTCCAGGATTTTTCCGAATCTGAACTCTGTCTGTTTACAATTATCTTCGTTAATAAGATGGCGGTACTGGAACGGAGATTTTTCTTTACTGTGCTTAATTTCATAGATTTTACAGCAGACATTTTCAGGATCATAAACGACCATATCAAATTCTCCAACCGCAAACTGCAGCTTAAATACTTCGAGATTTGGATTTGCTTTTTTTGTTTCAAGCTGAACAATCTCTTCAAGCATACGGCCTTTTATATCATCAAGAATTCTTTCCGTAATTCGCTTTCGTACCTGAGCATCAACATTCTTAAAAGTTTCATCCATCATCAAACTTTTTATCAATGACTCGGCCTGAGAGTAACGTAAACCTGGCTGACTGAACACTGTAGTAACTTGCTTGTTATTTAAGTCATTCATGTTTACAAGAGGAATATCACAGGTTAAATCTAACAAATCAAGATATTCTTTTATTTCAAGTCTATGAACATCCTGAATATCAATTTTCTGTTCCTCTTTATTTCGGATTTTAAGGAACTTCTTTAAGCGTTCTGTAATTTTTTCACCATCAACATCATCAAGAATATCAGTAGGATTTTCACGGTCCTTTCGCATTATATCTTTTGCACTACCAAAGTCATGCGATTTAAAAGCTCGTGTAAGAACTTCAATCGTGAATTCGTGATTCATATCTTCGACAATTCTATTTATGGCACTTGTAAGTTCACCTTTATCATAAAGTGACTTTAGATTTCTGAAATGACTTCCATACTGATAGTTTTTAAGTGAGTGCTGGATATTTCGAGCAATAGCCGTATTAACATAATCAGCTGTACTTTTCTTTGTGCCGAAAATCCCTTTGTTATAATTGTCTCCACTCTGGCTCATAGTGCCACCAAATTCCATGTACTGGTCTATATCATGGATGCCTAAAACATTTGAAAACTCACGGAACGGAATAAACGTAGTGTGAAGCAGAATACATCGGTCATAAAGCTGTTCATCTTCCGAAAAAACAAAGCCAAGAGAATCTGTTCCAGAAAGAACTATTTTCATTCCGCTGGAGGCAAAAACATCGGAAAATAAAGCTGCACCTTGTATATAATCGTCCATCATTGTTACTTCATCAATGAATACGTATTTATATCCAAGAGTCTCTAGCTTTCGTAAATCTTTATTTACATCAGCAAGCGTGTTTGTAGAATTAATCTGAATAAAGACAGTTTTATTTCTGTCTTCGTCTTTAATGTTATAAATAATCTGGCGAATCAAGGTTGTTTTTCCTGTTCGTCGCAAACCATACAGGATGAAAACTTTGTCATGAGAATCGCTATATACATATTGTTCGAGCGCAGAATATAATTCTCGTTTCTTGTAATCCTTAATTGAGGCAGCGAAATCTTTCAGCGTTTTTCCAATTCTTACATCAGTAATAAAAGTTGGAGCTTCTTCCTGCGCTTCCGAAGTATCCAGGTTTTTATGACTTTCAAGATTTGACAATTGTGTTTGCAGGGACTTTCTTTCTTCAATCTGCTGTTTCAGATACTCGTGTTCATCTTCTTTGACAATGCGGGAACGCTGTTTACCATTCTCAGTCCATTGATAGTAAGTATAAGCCTTACCCCTGATTGTTTTTGTAGTAAGACCACCAGATGGAAGAGAGTCGATTTTTTTTAGGATTTCTTCTGCATTCATGCCTATATTGTAACTTATGTAACTTAGTTGCGCAAGTTAATTAAGTTACATAAGTTACACACAGAAGGTTTACCTGGGAGTTTTGTTTGAATATGGTATTTTTTGCCGATATATTTTGTCGAGTATAATCGACAGATAACCATTTAAGTTGTCGAATACAGTCGACATTATTTGTTACCAAAATTGTATAGTTTTGGTAAAATTTTTAATCTACTTGGGAGGTTTCTGTTGAGCTAGGGATATTAACTAGGGATATTAGCTGGGGATATTTCATATAACCTAGTAACATTATAAAAAAACGGCATACACCATAAGTGTATACCGTCTTCTATGAAATATAATGTTTCTAAAAGTCAGAAAAGCTTAAGCTTCAACAGGAACTTTTGCAGCAATTTTTTTTACTTCTTTTACAGAAATTTTAAGAAGGTCTGCTATCTGCTGCTCTGTAGCAAAATTTGTTTCGAGCATCTTTTTTACCAATTCAGCAGTCCTTATTTCTTTTCCTTCATTTACGAATCCCTGAACAATATCGCACATAGTAACACCTCCTATACCATTTGTAAATTTCTATTTTTCGATTATTATCCATTCTCCGACTTTGTCAGTTCCTTCACGCTTAAGTAAACCTAAGTCCTGGAGTTTTTTCATATTATTCTTTATATTTCTAAGGTTAATTCCAACAATATTTGACAATTCATTTTGAGTAATACTTGGCTTCTTCTTTATTTCTTCTAAGATTGATTTTTGTGAATCTGTCAATTTTACAGTGTCTTTTACAGTGTCTTTTACAGTGTCTTTTACAGTGTCTTTGTTTTGAGTAGCAAAAGAGGTTAAAATGTAATAAGCAACCTCTTCCGTTCTTCCTTTCTGAACTAAAACTCCCGCTTTTTCCATCTTTACCAATTCTTCAAAAGCTTCTGTAAGAGAAACGAGATTCATCTGAGAATAAGTCAGAGTATCAACAGCTCCGACTTCACGAGCAAAGAGTAAAGCCTCTTTTTGATTCTTATTGAAATCATACCGTTCATAGAGTCCAAGCCATTTTATATCATCTTCGTTATAAAACGGTTTTACAAGCAATCGGATTGTAAAGGAATCATCCCGTCTATTTGACTCAAATGTTGGAAGCGGCATTTTATTTTCAGAAAGCAGGCGACGGATTGTACGAATTCCAGTTCCCTTTGTTTCTGCAAGATTTGTCTCATGAAAAATCGTTGCAAGATGGTAATTTCGAGTATAACTTCCAGCATTACCTATGAATTCCTGGTCTTTTAAAGAAAAGCCTGCATTTATTATTTCAATTCGATTATTATAGCGGATAATCTGGGTAGGGCGATTCATTCTGTATGAACGATGCATGATTGAGTTTACGATTGCTTCTCGTAATACTCGGTCAGGAAGGTCCGGAGTAGTAGTTGCCTGAATCTGTCCTTCTTTCAATGAGAAATTAAGAGGTAGTTCTGAACGCACTGCATCCAAAATGCTATTCAGCTGCAGCAAATAAGAACCTGTAAATTCGATTGTTGAAAAACGTTCATCAGGATTCTGTACCCATTCATTTCCATGAACACGGATATAATCAATACGTGCCATAGGACAGAATTTTCTATGAGCTTCTTTAGTACCGAACATCAAAAGCCCTGTGTAAGTTAGAGTGCCGTTATCAGTCAAACAATCAAGAGATTCCAAAAGTTCTTTGTTGTCATATTTTAATTCAGCTGCTTCTGGATTTACACGAGATCTAAGCATTCTGTAATAGTCCAGGGCTTTTTCATCAACGTCTTTTATAGTGGTTCTTTTGACTTCACCAGAATCAAAACTTGAATCATCCAGATAAAAAGAACGTAAATCATCTTCGGTACAACGCTGGTCGCTAGAACCAATCCTACGCCAAGCACCTTGTGGAAGCCCATGCTTTTGAAAATATAATGGCTTTTGCTGAGAAGGAAGTTCTGGAACAAAAATCTTTAATATATTCTTTCCATCAAGTTGTTCTACATCAATTCTTGGACGAACAGCCATATTGAACATGCTTGCACATTGAGTAGAAATGTCAAGTTGTTTTTTATCGGGATCCTTTACTCCCTCAATTATGAATCGGTCGCCTTTAGATTTCTTATCTTCGCCCATTCCCAGAAGAATATAACCTCCACCAAGTCCTGGCTCATTGCTGAATGAGCATACGGATTCCATCAAGGATTCTGAAGTATCATCTTCACCTTTTGCTTCGATCCATACACATTCATCGGCTTCCTTGAGTCTATCATACAGTTCTTGAACGGAGTACATTTTCATATTTTTATTATCGTTCATTTTTGCCTCTTTTTCTATACCAGATTACTCAAACAACTTATTAGCTGCTTCTACTGCTGGCTTTACAGCTTCAACCATTTCAGGAATTGCAGCACGTGTGTAATGGTCTGTCATGGCAAGACTTGTATGACCTGCAATCTTCTGAACAGTTTCTCCGGCAACGTCACGGCGCATACGGGTAATGTATGTATAACGTAATGAATGAGGTGTAAGAACTCTGTTTTTGGTAATGATTCCAGATTTAGCAATCGCACGACGGAACCATTCTTCGGCAAGCCATTTGCGAATTGGTTTGTTGTAACGCTGGAATACGAAATCATCGCCAGAAAGATTATTCTCTGCTATGTATTTTTGAATAATGATTGCGAAGTCTTCTGGAAGAGGGGTAACACGAATCTTTCTGTCTTCATCAGAACCGCACTTATTATAAGTTGTTCTAAGAAGCTGATTATGTCGATAAAAGCCATCTACAACGAACATCCCCTGATCAAATAAGAACTGATTTACACGAGCTCCAATTGCTTCTCCAATACGAAGACCGCATTTTATACAACAAAGGAACATCAAATATATTGCTTTATGTCCTTCATCAAACTGAGGATGATTTGCGTATTTTGTAGAACTTAAGTTTATCCAAAGACTTTCATCAAATAGAATGTTGAGTTCATCTGTCGTGAATACATCCTTCTTAATACTGTTACGGCGGAACTTTGGAAACTGAGGAGCAGGAATATAAGGCAATCCCATAAAAGGAGCTTCTGCATAAACTTCACCAACAACAGTAAGGAAATTGTTTTTCCAACTGCCAGAATGCGGATCTTCTGTAAGAAAATCAATCACCATTGGAACTGTAAGGTCCTTAAGTTCCATGTCACCAAATTTAGCAAGGAAAATATCCAGCAAACCTCTTTTACACTTTAATGTTTCATATGTGTACTGCTTACCAAGTTTCTTCATGCGTTCAAGATGTGTGCTGCCAGGAATATACATCCATTCCGCAATCTTCGCTATCGTGATTTTCTCTTCCACGAACAACGGCGGCAGCGCAGAAACAAACGCATAAGCCTCTGCCTGAGTCTTACACCCCTTGCAAACCTTCTGATGCATAACACCTGTTACAGGATCGTTCCAATAACAGTACCACTTGTGTACAGTTTTACCTTTTGACTGAACTGATTTTTTGAAGATGTGATAATTTGAATCCATAATGGCCTCCAAGTTTTTTTTTGCTAAGCACTTAATATTCGCTTAACATTTTCAATAACCTGAAGGTCAGATTAATTAGTAAATGCTTGTATTATATAGATTTAGCACCTATCCCGAAGTGCCAAATCTTAATTGGTCTCTAGATTTGAACTAAGGACCAAAGGATTATGAGTCCTCTGCTCTAACCACTGAGCTAATGGCCCGAATTGGTTGTTATAATATCAGAAAAAGACGGCTTAATCAAGATAATAAAAAAAAGATTGAATTCTTGCCAACTCGGTGTAATAATAATAGGTACGTAAGATAAAAGGATTACAAAAATGAATGCCTATTCAAAAGAATCTATTTCTGATTTGATATTTGACAAGATTGATTCAATCATTGTCGTAGACGCTAAGAACGATAGCTATCACACCATAAAAAAACATGGAGTTTTTGAGAATTTTCTTGAGGACAATGGTAGTTATAAAAGTTTAATCGAAAAACTCTGGTTTCACCTTAATGATAATTCAAACAAGATTGCAGAAGAATATCATGTATTTATTCCGATGATTGGTGAATTTAAGGGTAAATATGTAGATCGTGTCAAAATCAATTGGGAAAATCAGATTCATCTTGTTCAAATATCCATTTATCCGCTTGATGAAACGGCAAGTCATTATCTTTTCATGCTTGATGAACTGGATAACTGCGAATATCTTCGAGAATTCCTTACCGACCGCAAGCTGGATACAATTCAAAGTACATTCCTTTTTTCAATGTATGTCGATTTAATTAAAGATATTTCCTACAGTATAAATGTTTCAGAAATTTCAAATGACCCGATGAATTACGATGTTAAGTATTCAACCTGGCGCCAGATGATTGTAAATATGATCTGGCCGGCAGATCAGAAGCTTTTCCTTGAACGTACAGATCCTGATTATCTCAAAAATAATCTTGAACCAGGCCGTACAACCTCTTTTGACTGTCAGATGAAGAATCTGGAAGGTGCTTTTATCTGGGTAAAACTGATTTTCAGCCGTACAGAAACTACAAATACAGATGATTTTAGATTTGTGTTTATGGTTCAGGATATTCATGATAACTCATTAAAGCTGTTTGATACTCTAAAACGATATGAAGAGCTTGCATCTAAGGATCCGCTGACATCTATCTATAATCATGGACGAATTGAAACCGAAATTATCAATTCAATTGATGCTTTCCATACAAAAGGTATTCCTGTGTCATTTATGATGCTTGATATAGACCATTTTAAGAGCGTAAATGATAAATATGGACATTCTGTTGGAGATATTGTTCTTAAGCAGTTTGTAAAAGAGATAAATGAATTTATTGCTCCTTATAATTTTACAATCGGCCGCTGGGGTGGTGAGGAATTTGTTTGTGTCTGCTACGATATGAAGCTTGATGAAGTTGCAAAACTTGCTGATGAGCTGAGACAGAAGATTTCTGAAACTGATTTTAAGAAAGTAATTAAGCTTACCTGTAGTATTGGTCTGACAGAGGTTAAAAAAGATGACACTGCGCAGATTATTTTTGACCGTGTTGACCATGCAATGTATGAAGCTAAAACTAATGGACGAAACCGAATAATTACAAACTGATTTTTACAGCTGATTGACAGAAGGCCCGTATTTTACAATAATATAGGCAATTAAGGCAAAGACGCCGTAGATATGATTCTGCTCTGGCAGGATTATGTCTACGGCGTTTTTTATTTAACCGAGGTAATTATGGGTTTTCGTGACGAATGTGGTGTTACAGGAATTTATGGAGTAGAGA
The Treponema bryantii DNA segment above includes these coding regions:
- a CDS encoding AAA family ATPase → MNAEEILKKIDSLPSGGLTTKTIRGKAYTYYQWTENGKQRSRIVKEDEHEYLKQQIEERKSLQTQLSNLESHKNLDTSEAQEEAPTFITDVRIGKTLKDFAASIKDYKKRELYSALEQYVYSDSHDKVFILYGLRRTGKTTLIRQIIYNIKDEDRNKTVFIQINSTNTLADVNKDLRKLETLGYKYVFIDEVTMMDDYIQGAALFSDVFASSGMKIVLSGTDSLGFVFSEDEQLYDRCILLHTTFIPFREFSNVLGIHDIDQYMEFGGTMSQSGDNYNKGIFGTKKSTADYVNTAIARNIQHSLKNYQYGSHFRNLKSLYDKGELTSAINRIVEDMNHEFTIEVLTRAFKSHDFGSAKDIMRKDRENPTDILDDVDGEKITERLKKFLKIRNKEEQKIDIQDVHRLEIKEYLDLLDLTCDIPLVNMNDLNNKQVTTVFSQPGLRYSQAESLIKSLMMDETFKNVDAQVRKRITERILDDIKGRMLEEIVQLETKKANPNLEVFKLQFAVGEFDMVVYDPENVCCKIYEIKHSKEKSPFQYRHLINEDNCKQTEFRFGKILEKVVLYRGESCSEENGVQYKNVEDYLMEI
- a CDS encoding transposase domain-containing protein; this translates as MARRKLLFSGSGNGARASCFILSLIETAKQNGIAPEDYFRCLFEKAPYSETENDWEKLLPWIIDFI
- a CDS encoding helix-turn-helix transcriptional regulator, translated to MGFGIDLVNRIDQVLSDTGMSRKEFGEKLNIVQSTLATWKSRDICPPVDTLSKIADELEVSLDWLIAGYPGWGVDKETFGENSREAVRERIYKALIKKDELPSEEELARIHTENKTSFPISYQALRNWSKGRISLDMYFFQQMAYNLKTNIQYLLTGQDDKLPQDFDPVLFKAARENANSVHCLYNLSEDKKKIVSDMLNKLMELEHLEHVSKK
- a CDS encoding RNA-binding domain-containing protein — encoded protein: MNDNKNMKMYSVQELYDRLKEADECVWIEAKGEDDTSESLMESVCSFSNEPGLGGGYILLGMGEDKKSKGDRFIIEGVKDPDKKQLDISTQCASMFNMAVRPRIDVEQLDGKNILKIFVPELPSQQKPLYFQKHGLPQGAWRRIGSSDQRCTEDDLRSFYLDDSSFDSGEVKRTTIKDVDEKALDYYRMLRSRVNPEAAELKYDNKELLESLDCLTDNGTLTYTGLLMFGTKEAHRKFCPMARIDYIRVHGNEWVQNPDERFSTIEFTGSYLLQLNSILDAVRSELPLNFSLKEGQIQATTTPDLPDRVLREAIVNSIMHRSYRMNRPTQIIRYNNRIEIINAGFSLKDQEFIGNAGSYTRNYHLATIFHETNLAETKGTGIRTIRRLLSENKMPLPTFESNRRDDSFTIRLLVKPFYNEDDIKWLGLYERYDFNKNQKEALLFAREVGAVDTLTYSQMNLVSLTEAFEELVKMEKAGVLVQKGRTEEVAYYILTSFATQNKDTVKDTVKDTVKDTVKLTDSQKSILEEIKKKPSITQNELSNIVGINLRNIKNNMKKLQDLGLLKREGTDKVGEWIIIEK
- a CDS encoding ParB/RepB/Spo0J family partition protein, translating into MNFNFTNTIKNKINNLQKANQKKTLKIKDIVLLPEFEKMLAMDESVVSAMTESMKVEGFKPGHELHVWAHDGKYILIDGHTRRHCAIKAGLKEVPCIVHHFATLEEAKKYALREQTDRRNLSDQEIARIYMELAELKGPDGKKAKSDAEIAAELQVSPRQIAKIKEVERKASPETLEAFKDGKISLNMAYNETKKELSAQKEEVASPEKKTETVSSEKKEEPSSKPKIKEQKKKTEEKFSDHSRSLEQEGFRTGLLYFKKELALGKTIDEILCDEKLNHLNINAAEFSKDEEDILSEILKESKVFKNVKETA